One window of the Anomaloglossus baeobatrachus isolate aAnoBae1 chromosome 12, aAnoBae1.hap1, whole genome shotgun sequence genome contains the following:
- the ATXN3 gene encoding ataxin-3 translates to MEVIFHEKQEGSLCAQHCLNNLLQGEYFSPVELSTIAMQLDEQERMRMAEGGLATAEYRTFVEQPSGNMDDSGFFSIQVISDALRVWGLELILFNSPEYQTLGIDPINERAFICNYKEHWFTVRKLGKQWFNLNSLLTGPELISDTYLALFLAQLQQEGYSIFVVKGDLPDCEADQILQMVRVQQTQRPRLIGEDAALRDQSSQRTIPSMEESQLYDGSPMMDEDEENLQKALALSRQQIDMEDEEADLRRAIRLSMQGGHRSEFTETSPPNVPQTSGTSTESLTQEELRQRRQIYYEKQQQIKHEQSSDVNNATTDAAVTTGTDSGMSEDDMLRAAMKMSLDTGGTKSEDQNK, encoded by the exons CAAGAGGGCTCGCTTTGCGCCCAGCACTGCCTCAATAACCTCCTTCAGGGGGAGTACTTCAGTCCTGTGGAGCTGTCGACCATCGCCATGCAGCTGGACGAGCAGGAGCGGATGAGGATGGCGGAGGGCGGCCTGGCCACCGCCGAGTACCGTACCTTTGTGGAG CAGCCATCAGGAAACATGGACGACAGCGGATTCTTCTCCATTCAG GTTATTAGTGACGCGCTCAGAGTTTGGGGACTAGAACTGATTCTCTTTAACAGTCCTGAGTATCAGACCCTCGGCATCGATCCCAT AAACGAGCGCGCCTTTATATGTAATTACAAGGAGCATTGGTTTACAGTACGGAAGCTCGGTAAACAG TGGTTCAACTTGAATTCCCTGCTGACCGGCCCCGAGCTCATATCAGACACCTACCTTGCACTCTTCTTAGCGCAGCTGCAACAGGAAG GTTACTCCATATTTGTAGTAAAGGGAGATCTACCTGACTGTGAAGCCGACCAGATCCTACAAATGGTGCGTGTGCAGCAGACGCAGCGGCCGCGGCTCATAGGAGAGGATGCAGCACTAAGAGACCAAAG TTCACAGAGGACCATTCCCAGCATGGAGGAATCTCAGCTGTACGATGGCTCCCCCATGATGGACGAGGATGAGGAGAACCTGCAGAAGGCGCTGGCCCTCAGCAGGCAACAGATAGACATGGAGGACGAGGAGGCCGATCTCCGCAGAGCAATACGGCTCAGCATGCAAG GCGGACATCGCAGTGAATTCACGGAAACCTCACCCCCAAACGTGCCACAGACATCAGGGACCTCCACAGAATCGCTCACACAGGAGGAACTGCGCCAAAGACGACAGATATATTATGAAAA ACAACAGCAGATAAAACACGAACAGTCCTCCGATGTAAACAACGCAACGACAGACGCCGCCGTAACCACCGGCACAG ATTCTGGGATGAGTGAGGACGACATGCTCCGAGCCGCCATGAAAATGTCTCTGGACACTGGTGGGACCAAGTCTGAGGACCAAAATAAATGA